One Benincasa hispida cultivar B227 chromosome 5, ASM972705v1, whole genome shotgun sequence genomic window carries:
- the LOC120078212 gene encoding acetylornithine deacetylase-like gives MSSSSSIKDILGELQKDSYISLLSKLIGEAEFVQNNPPDLIPQEDKVGRHVLDVLYPFSTDNGGPLIIKNVEYAPGRGNLIIEYPGTVPGKVVSFVGSHMDVVPADRETWEFDPFSLSIDGDKLRGRGTTDCLGHVALLTELLKKIAETKLKLKSSVVVIFIVSEENNSIQGIGVEQLHKDGYFDNLKGGPLYWIDTSDSQPCIGTGGSLTWSMKTTGKLFHSGMPDKAINALELAMDALKPIQLRFYEDFPAAPKEAEYGFAIPSTMKPTQWNYPGGGINQIPGESTIAGDVRLTPFYDMDYLKTKIQEYVDYINAHVEDLESRGPVSKYTLPAEGLRGRIDMTFGVPLPGIACDLDSIGYKVLYNATEEVIGHVKPFSLTGTLPLVADLQKDGYDVQNVGYGLSDTYHADNEYCNFSDMANGYKVFASIISQLEEV, from the exons ATGAGTTCCAGTTCATCCATTAAAGACATTCTTGGTGAGCTCCAGAAGGATTCCTACATTTCTTTACTGTCGAAGCTCATCGGCGAGGCGGAGTTCGTCCAGAACAACCCGCCCGACCTGATTCCTCAAGAGGATAAGGTCGGCCGTCACGTCCTTGATGTTCTTTATCCCTTCAGCACTGACAATGGTGGACCCTTGATCATCAAGAATGTCGAATATGCTCCTGGGCGTGGAAATTTGATTATTGAGTATCCGGGAACTGTTCCTGGAAAAGTCGTCTCCTTCGTCGGAAGTCACATGGATGTTGTCCCTGCCGATCGCGAAACTTGG gaaTTTGATCCATTCTCATTGAGTATTGATGGGGATAAACTACGAGGACGTGGGACTACTGATTGTTTGGGACATGTTGCTCTTTTAACTGAACTCTTGAAGAAGATTGCAGaaactaaactaaaattgaaGTCATCTGTTGTTGTTATATTCATTGTCTCTGAAGAGAACAATTCAATTCAAGGAATTGGAGTAGAACAACTTCATAAAGATGGATACTTTGATAATTTAAAAGGAGGTCCTTT ATATTGGATAGATACATCAGATTCACAACCTTGTATTGGTACTGGAGGTTCCTTAACTTGGTCAATGAAAACAACTGGAAAACTTTTCCACAGTGGCATGCCAGACAAG GCTATTAATGCTTTGGAGCTAGCAATGGACGCTCTCAAACCAATCCAATTAAGGTTTTATGAAGATTTTCCAGCTGCTCCTAAGGAAGCAGAATATGGATTTGCAATACCATCAACCATGAAACCAACCCAATGGAATT ATCCTGGAGGTGGTATTAATCAAATTCCGGGAGAATCTACCATTGCTGGAGATGTAAG GTTAACTCCCTTCTACGA tatggaTTATCTTAAGACAAAAATCCAAGAGTATGTTGATTATATTAATGCACATGTGGAGGATCTTGAATCAAGGGGTCCAGTTTCAAAGTATACCCTACCAGCTGAAGGCCTAAGGGGAAG aATCGATATGACTTTTGGTGTGCCGTTACCGGGAATTGCATGTGATCTTGATTCTATCGGCTATAAAGTTTTATATAATGCAACAGAGGAAGTTATAGGGCATGTCAAACCTTTCTCACTTACTGGGACTTTGCCACTTGTTGCTGATCTTCAG AAGGATGGCTATGATGTTCAGAACGTTGGCTATG GTTTGTCTGATACCTACCATGCAGACAATGAGTATTGTAATTTTAGTGATATGGCCAATGGCTACAAGGTTTTTGCCAGCATTATCTCTCAATTAGAAGAAGTTTGA